From the Pseudodesulfovibrio indicus genome, the window CCGGGGCTGTCGTATACCCACGCAGGAAGCGTAGCCACAGGATAAGGAGCGAGGTATTATAGTTACGTTATAAATGTCGTTAGTCTATTTTGAAACTGGGCTCGCGGCAGCGCAACCGGCCGTCCGGAAAATTGCGCGGCAGGCCCGGATGGGCCTGCCGCTGTTGACGATCTGGTTGGCCATGACCGCTTCGGGTCGGCGCAGGGCATTGGGGGCTCGGGGTGGGTTTTCAGCCGGAAAAAAGGAACGGGCCTTGCGGCCCGTTCCAAAGGGTGGGGGATAAGGGACGGCTAGTACAGCCCGCCCATGTTGGCTGCGGTGTGCACCGTGTCGGCGAAGAACCCGGCGCGGCCGACCAATTCTCCGATGAGGACCAGGACCGGCAGCCAGGCCGGGATGTCCCTGGTCTTCCAGGCCACGGCCAGCGCGACCGCCAGCACGCCGAGGTGCGCCCAGTAGAAGCCGGACGCGAGCCACGCCTGGCCGGTCATGCGCATGACCTCGCCGCCGGACAGCCAGACGCAGGGGGCCACCAGGTAGAGGACCAGCCCCACGACCACCGCACCGGTGAAGATGCGGACCATGAGCGGCCTGAGCCCCTCGTCCGCGAACCAGCTGCCGAACCCGGCGCCGAGGAGGACGGCGGAGGTCAGGAAGAAGGCGGCGGGCAGGGCGTTGTTCAGGGCGGGCAGGGCCGGGGGCGCGTAGGTCATGCCCGCGGACAGGATCACGCCCAGCCCCAGGGCCGTGCCGAGCCAGGCCAGGGCCGGTTTTCCGGCCACGTTCCCGGCCACCACGGCCAGGGCGGCCACGCCCATGAACAGCCCGGCGAACAGGACCTCGCGGCTGAGCCACGCCGTGCCGAGATGGGTCAGGGCCATGGGCGCGCTCAGGGGATGGCCGAGATGGAACAGGGAGCCGAGCAGCCCCGCGACCATCAGCCCGGCGATGAGCAGCCACTCCGTGCGCCCGGCGGCTTCCTCGCCGCCGGAGGTGGTGCGCACCGCGCGCATCAGGGTCAGGCCGATGGCGGCCTGGGACAGGACGGTGAAAAGGACGAGCGGGAATTCCATGGACTGCATGTCTACCTCCTCACCATCTTCGGCGTTTTGGGCAGGATGAAGCGGGTGGACGGATTGAGCTTCTCCATCTTCGGGTATCCCGCCGGATATTGGACCTGGTTGGTCTGCTGCATCTCGGCCAGGTCGACCAGTTGCAGGGCCTTGGTCGGACAGGACTGCACGCAGGCGGGCTTCAGCCCGGCGTCCAGCCGTTCGTGGCAGAAGCTGCACTTCTCGGCCCGCTTCTCCACCGGGTTGTACTTGGGCGCGCCGTAGGGACAGGACCGGATGCAGTTGCCGCAGCCGATGCACTTCTCCTGGTGGTGGACGACCACGCCGTCCTCCTCGCGCTTGGTGTAGGCGTTGACCGGGCAGACGTTGAGGCAGGCCGGGTCTTCGCAGTGGTTGCACGCCAGCGAGAGGAAGGCGCGCTCGCGGTGGGGGTAGATCTCCTCGGACAGGGGATAAACCTGCCGCCAGACCACGCCCTCTTCCTGATGGTAGTAGTTCCGGCAGGCCATGGCGCAGGTGAAGCACCCGATGCACCGCTCGGAATCGACCAGAAACGCGTATTGCTTTTTCATTGTCATGCTCCTTACGCCCTTTCGATGTCGGCGAACTGGTCATGGATGGCCACGCCCGGCGCACCGGCCTTGTACGCGCCCATGTCGGCGGACTCGTCGTCCACCAGGTTCTGGACGTTGAAGGTCGTCCCCTTCCCGAACCACGCCTCGTAGATGAGCAAACAGTCCTCGGTCACGTTGTCGGTCAGCTTGACCCGGGCCTTCTGCTCGCCCACCTTGTTGAACACGCGGACCATGTCGAGATCGTTGATGCCCTTTCCGGCGGCGGCCTTGGGGTGCATGTAGACGAAGGGCTCCTTGTTGTACTCCTTCATCCAGTCCAGGTTCACGAACTGGGAGTGGATGCCGAACTTGGTGTGGGGCGTGAGCAGCCGGAACTTGTCGTAACTCTCGCGGCCCTTCTTGAACTCCGGCAGCGCCTTGTGGCCGTGCTCGGCGCACAGGTCCGAGCGGAACTCGTACTTGCCCGACGGGGTGCCGAACTTCATGTCGTGCCAGGCCGCCGAGGAGGCCAGCTTGGCCTTGACCGGGCCGTTCTTGAGGTCGGTCCAGTCGTTGATGCCGAAGAGGTCGTAGATGCCCTGGTTGAACTCCTTGGCCGTCCACTCGCGGGTGTCGATCTCGGTGGGCAGGGTGCAGGAGCCGGGGGCCAGCTCGTTCATCTTCCTGGACAGCGCGGCCCCGATCTCCAGGTTGGACTTGGCCTCGTGCAGGGGCTTGATGGCCTGCTCGTTGATGGACAGCCAGTAGTGCCAGTAGGAGGCGTTCACGGTCCACTCCTCGAACAGGGTGGTGACCGGCAGGACGATGTCCGAGTTGGCCACGGTCTCGGTGAAGAACTGCTCCACGGAGACGACCATTTCCAGGGTGTCGAACGCCTTTTCCAGCTTGGGCCGGTCGAAGTCCTGGGCGAACGGGTTCTTGCAGGAGACCCAGAGCATGCGGATGGCAGGGTCCTTGGTGTCCAGGATGGCCTGTGCGGTCTTGTTGATGTTCACCGTGCGGTCGGAGTAGCTGGCCTGCCTGCCCTCGGTCAGGTCGAACTCGCCCTTGGCCGCCGGGCCGGTGAAGCCCACGGACCCTTCGGGCTGCTTCTGGATGAAGGCGTTGTAGTTGAAGCCCCAGGTCTGGAGGTGGCCGTAACGTGCGCCGCCCCCTTCCTTGCCCACGTTGCCGGTCATGGCCACCAGGGCGTCGATGGAGCGCACGGACGCGCCGCCGTTGGTGTGGCGCTGCATGCCGTAGCCGATCCAGATGGTGGCCGGGTCGGCCTGGGCGAATTCCTCGGCCACTTCCCGGATTTCCTCGGCCGGGATGCCGGATTGTTCGGCGGCCCATTCCACGGTGACGTTCTCCCGCAGGTAGGCGGCGAACTCCTCGAATCCCTGGGCGTTGTTTTCCACGAAGGCGCGGTCCACCAGCCCCTTGTCCAGGATGTGCCGGGCCATGCCCAGGGCGAGCGCGCCGTCGCTGGCGGTCTTGGGCTGCCAGAAGACGTCGCCCTTGGCCGCGGTCTGGGTGAAGACCGGGTCGATGACCAGGATCTTGGCCCCGCGCCGCTTGGCCTCCATGATGTATTTCATGGAGTGCACCGAACACCACGCCGGATTGGCGCCCCAGATGATGACGTACCTGGCCTTGACCATGTCCTCCGGGTCGTTGCACCACATGTTGCCCAGGTCGTAGTTCTGTGCGTCGATGCCCGCGGGCCAGCACGGGGTGCCCACGAACCGGGTGGTGTAGCCGAGGGAGGACATGAGCCCCTCGACGCCGTAGTTGGTAATGCCGAAATTGCCGGAATATTTGGTCATGCCCAAGCCGAGCAGGCTGCCGTCCCGCTCCTTGAGCTCCATGATCTTCCCGGCGATGCGGTCCATGGCCTCATCCCAGGACACGCGCCGCCACTTGCCGGTGCGGCGGCCGTCCTGGACCATGGGATACTTGATGCGGTCCGGGCTGTAGGGGCGGCGGGTGTAGGAATATCCCTTCACGCACAGCCCGCCGTCCGTGTAGGTGGACTCGGGCGCGCCCTCGATGAACTGGATCACCCCGTCCTTGACGTAGGTCTTGATGCTGCACGTGTCGTAGCAGTTGCGGGGACAGGCGTTGCGGAACACCTGAAATTCGTTCTGGTCGAAGCCCGCCGCCTGTGCCGTTCCCGGCACCAGCAGGCGACAGGGCAGCATGGAGGCCGCGGTTGCCGCCGTGACCCCTTGCAGGAAGCGACGCCTGCTCAACAGTTTTTTGGAAGCCATATCCTTCTCCTCTCGGTCTCGGTTAAGAGACCCCTCTAGGATTGATCGATTCCCGTTTCGGTCCTTGCCGATGCGAGCCAGGCCGTCAGGGCGTCCACCGCCATGCGGATCGGGCCGCTGACAACGGGCTGCTCGCGGACGGCGGCCGCGAACCGGGGAATCCAGCCATGCATGTGGTCGTTGATGAACCAGTCCCGGACCTGTGAAGCCGTTGGGTCGCCCTCCGCGCCGCCCAGGGCGGCCACGGCGTCCAGCTCGTACGCCAGGTGGTCGTCGGGCGTGGCGTTGCGGTCCGGGACCTCCAGTCCCAGGGCGCGGTACGCTTCCCGGACCTCCAAGGCGGGTTCGCCCATCAGGGTCGGTTCCGGCTGGTAGGCCGAGGCATAGGGCGGGGCCGGGACGGCGGCCGGACCGACGAACAGCCGGTTGAAGTCGTACTCGACCTCCACCCAGTCGGTCTCCCGGTCCAGGGGAAGGCCGAAACGGGCGCTGATCCGGCCGGCGGCCTCGCGCAGGTCCTTGGCGTCCACGGACGCGAAGAAGTCCCGGAGCGCGGGCGCCTGTTCGGTGAAAAGGGTGTTGTCCATAGGCGGGCACCTCCTGATGCCGTGATACTGATTCGACGATGACACAGTATTACGGTCGGGAGGGGAGACTACAGACGGGAAAAAGGGGATAGAATGGGTAGATGGTTCTACCCGGTCAGAGGGGGACCCCCTGGGTCTTGAGGTGGGCGTAGAGGCTCATGCTCCTGCCGTGCAGGCCGAGCTTGCGGCGGATGTTTTTCCTGTGCGTCTGCACGGTTTCGATGGAGATGTTCAGGCTGGCCGCGATCTCCTTGGAGGGATACCCGGCCTGGATGAACTGGCAGACGCGGGTCTCCATGTGGGTCAGCTTGAGGAGCAGCGGGTCGGTGGCCGAGCTGCCCGGGGCCAGGCGGGCCAGCTGGTCCTTGGCCACGGTGACGTACCCCTTGCGGATGGCCGGGTCCTCCTCGCTCTCGATGCGGTCCAGGGCGGGGAGCACCTGGTTGTTGACCTTGGCCGAGACCTCCCGGAGCAGCTCCTCGCGCTCCCTGTCGATGCTTTGCAGGACGTTGCGCAGGGTGATGTTCATCTCCTCGAGCTGTTCCTTTTCCTTGCGCAGCGCTTCGGTCCGGTCGGACACCACCCGCTCCAGGGCCTCGCGCTGGGTGGCGTGGGCCGTGACGTTGGTCAGCATGATCATGTACTCGTCGCTGGCCATGCTCACGTTGCCGATGGGCGTGATCTGCATGCGGTAGACCGAGCCGTTGTCGAACGGGCTGGTCTCGCAGGAGATTCCCACCGGATAGTACTTGAGCAGGTCCCCGATGGACTGGCCCTCCATGTCCAGGACCTCCCAGACGGGCAGCCCGACCAGGTTCCGCTTCCCGGTCACGGCCCGCACCGCCTTGTTCTCCTTGGTGACCAGGCCGCCGCTGTCCACCACCAGGATGAGGTCCGAAGTGGAATCCAGAATGTTCTCGTAGCGGCACTTTTCCAGGGTCAGCAGCCGGTTGGCCTCGTCCAGCTTGCGGGCCGCGATGTCCGGCAGGGTTCGGGTCCAGTCGCGCACGAAGAGGACCTCCAGGGCGTCGCCGTACAGCTTGACGTGCCGCCGGGCCTGGACTTTGCTCTCGTAAGACCCGTCCATGATCTCGATGACGTCCACCAGGCTGTGGATGAAGGTCTTGAAACAGCCGAGGTACATGTCCGCCGTGATGCCGCGCATGCGGTGGCGGCGCGCCGATTCGATCTGGGGGCCGCCCCAGTCGTCCTCGTGCCGGATGAGCCAGGAGAAGGCGGGATCGGTCAGCCCCTTGTTCCAGTGCAGGCGCATGGGCGAGAGGAAGTCGCTCAGCGCCATCAGGCAGTCGGCCCGCTTGGCCGTGGTGTGCTCCAGATAGCCCGCCTGCTCCATGCGCACGGACCAGCGTTCGAGGAAGTATTCCTCCTCGCTCTCCATGGCCCCGATCATGCCCCAATAGTGTTTCTGCTGCCCGGAACGGCTCTTCATGGCTCCCCCTTAGCGATCTACCCAATGGATACCCATGTCTTGCAATATACGCCATCGGGCCTATGATCAAGGCATGAAGACGAGCAACCCCCACGCGCGCCAGGCCCTGCTCGGGCTGGCCGCCGCCCTCTGGCTTCTCCTGCTCGCCGCCCCGTCCTTTGCGGGCGGCGCGGTCCCGGACGCCGAACTGGCCATCACCGGCGAGCTGCGCGCGGGCACCCCGGTGCGGGCGTTCTTCGACCTCAAGGGCTATGTCCTCCCCTCCGGGGCCTACGCCTCGGTCAACGTCCGCTTCACCAAGCGCCCGGACGGCCCGGAACCCCGGGTGCGGACCGGCTATCCCGAGACCCTCCTGACCTTCCCCGGCCCCGGCGACTACGCCATGGTCTTCATCCTCAACGAGGTCAGCAAGCCAAGCTGCGGCGGCGTCAACGCCAAGACGCTCCTGGAGAAAGAGGTGAAGTTGCGGATTGCGGAATAGCCCGTCGCGGGCGGGGAGAGGGCTGCGGCCTCCCCGGGTGAGGACCGCGTGCGGACCGAAGGCAAACGGGCCGGGACTGCTGTCCGTCTCCGCCTGGCCCGGAAATCCGCTATCCCAAAGGCAACCGGCTCGACGCCTTGATCTCTCGGAGCGAGATATTGGAGCGTATGTTCACCACGCCGGGGATCTTTCGGATGACGCCCTCGATGAAGTCGCTGTAATCGTCCATGTCCTTGGCCACGACCTGCAGCAGAAAGTCGTCGTCGCCCGTGGTGTTGTGGCAGGAAAGGACATTCGGGGACGCCTTGATGATGTTCTCGAAGATCTTCGTCGTCTTTTCCGAGTGCCGACTGCAGCTCAGCTGGACAAAGGAAAGCACGCCGAATCCCAACGCCTTGCGATTGAGCAGGGCCTGAAAGCCCTTTATGACCCCGTCGTCCAAGAGCCGTTTCAACCTGCGCCAGCAGGAGGCTTCGCTCATGGCGAGCTGTTCGGCCAGCTTGGCGTTGGCCATCCTGCCGTCCTCCTGCAGCAACCGCAGAACACCAATATCTTTCTCATCCAGTGTTTTCACCGACATGTTCACTCGCTTTTTCATTAATATTGAAAGATTCTTCCCTTTTGTTCGGCGTTTCAGATAAAATTGCAAGGACAATTCAGGCCGTATGGGACTATCATCCAATCCATTGGGCGATGAACGCCCAAGACGCCTGTTGACCTTGATAACCAGGAGGAGTTGCCGTGCGCGCCATGTACTACGAAGCCTTCGGGCAGACACCCGTCATCACCGACCTTCCCGACCCGACGCCGGATGACGGCGGGGTGGTCGTCAAGGTCATGGCCACCGGGCTGTGCCGGAGCGACTGGCATGGCTGGATGGGGCATGATCCGGATATCGCGCTCCCGCACGTGCCGGGCCATGAGCTGGCGGGCGTCGTCGTGGCGACCGGAAGGAACGTCACCCGGTGGAAGGAAGGCGACCGGGTCACCGTCCCGTTCGTCTGCGGGTGCGGAGGGTGCCCCCAGTGCGACAGCGGCAACCACCAGGTGTGCGACCATCAGTTTCAGCCCGGCTTCACCCACTGGGGCTCTTTCGCCGAGTATGTGGCGATCCGATACGCGGACGTGAACCTGGTGCGGCTGCCGGAGTCCCTGGATTACGCGACCGCCGCGAGCCTCGGCTGCCGGTTCGTGACCTCGTTTCGGGCCGTGGTCGATCAGGCCCGGACCTCCGCCGGACAGTGGGTCGCGGTGCACGGCTGCGGCGGTGTCGGGCTGTCGGCCATCATGATCGCCAACGCCCTGGGAGCCAACGTCATCGGCATCGATATCGGTGAAGACAAGCTGAAGCTCGCCCGGGAACTCGGCGCGGTCGCGGTCGTCAACAGCACCAAGGTGGAAGACACGGTCGAGGCCGTGAAGAATATCTCCGGCGGCGGCGCGCATGTGTCCATTGACGCCCTGGGGAATCCGGCCACCTGTTTCAACTCCGTCGCGAACCTGCGCAAACGGGGCAGGCACGTGCAGGTTGGGCTCATGCTCGGGGAGCAGGCCACTCCGCAAATCCCCATGTCCAGCGTCATCGCCAACGAACTGGAGATATACGGCAGCCACGGCATCCAGGCCCATCGGTACGATGCCATGTGGAGCATGATCGAGCACGGCAGGCTGGACCCGAGGAAGCTGGTCGGAAAGACCGTCAACCTGGAGCAGGGCGCGGCGGCGCTCACGGATATGGACAATTTCACGGCAACGGGCATCACCGTCATCGATCCCAACATCTGACGCCCTCCCGCTCCCCAAGGGCCCTGCGCCCGGAATGCGTGTCGGCTGCGTGCGAGAGACGAAAAAGGCACTTGCGAAGAGTTCGCAAGTGCCTGATTTTGCGTCCGATAGGGGGGAGCGTGGTCGGCATCCGCGCGGATGCCCGCGACGTCCCTATTCCTTGATCGGGGTCAGATCATCGATGGTTTCCCGCTTCGGAAGGTCGATCTGGATGATCTCGCGGCGGTCGGGATCGATGCGGTTGAGGTCGATCATCTTGATCCGGCGGCTGCTGTAATTGGTGACATAGTATTTGAGGCTCTTGAGGTCAGCAGCCACGGTGGCCTGGGTGATGTCCGCCTCCCGCTTGCCCCCGACCATTCCCGCGGCCGCGCCACGGGGGATGTCGAACTGGTTCAGGATGTGGAAGGTCTGCAACACGGCGTCATGGCCGGTCGCCAGGGGAAACACCGACTGCGAGAAGACGACCGCCCGGACAAACCGCGAGGGGGGCGTAAAGTCGCCGGGCATGCCGGCAAGCCCCGAACCCTGGCCCAGCGATTTGAACTCGACCTTGTTCAGCTTCACAGGCGGCACGTTGAGCGGGTTCAGGTAAATGAAGTTGCGGATATTGGTCATGTGCCAGTCGAACGTCGGCGAGTTGGTTATCACGCCCAGGGGATTGTCGTGAACGACCAGCTCGCCGCCGACGGGTTCGATGACGATCGATGCACCGGACCTGTCCGAGACGACCCAGTGAAAGGGCGGCACCATTCCGCCCCACTCCTTCTCCTTTGCGCCCGCGACCTTGATGTCGCCGACCGCCTTGCGCACTTCGTCCACGGTGGCGAACTGGGTGAGGGCGTAATTCACGAAGTACAGGGGGCTGACCACGTTCCCGTCATCCGCACCGGAAACTTCTGAATATTCGGCATAGTCGGGGAAGTAGAAGGCACCGACCGACAGGCCCGCATCATTGAGGCCGTCAAGCGCGTAGGACCCGCCAAGGGCGTTGACGCCCGCCACGGCATGCTTGGATGTCCAGGTCTTGGCCCGAGCGCCGTTGACGGCCCCGCCGTCCAGCGGGAGCCCCTTGGGAATGACGATGAGCCGTATGTCGAGCGGGGTGCCGAATTCACCGGTGCGGCCCCTGACGACGCTCCCGTCCTCCGCTTTCAGGGTTATGCCGGTGCAGGCCTGCGCCGAGGGCGTCGCCAGCATGACGGTCGCAATAACAAGCAAGATTGCAAGAGGTCTGATTTTCATTTGCTTTCCTTTTCAGCAGAAAGAGTTTGCCCCGGGCGGAACCCCCCGGGCATCCGTGAACATCCGCGCATGTCCCGGCATCCGGGGACGCCGTCCATAAAATAGTAAACTACGGCATATTATGAACAAGGCAAGAAAACATGCCCGGCATCGTATGGAAAATTTCCATGCTTCGCGAACGGTGCCATTGCCTCCCGTCAATAATCATCCCCGAGTCCCCACGGGCGGCCGATGCCGATGGAAGTTCGAGAGGGTCATGTGGTTGTCGAATGTTGTGAGAATAAACAGGACTTCCACGATTGCCGCGCCGAACTCTTGCGAACAAGCGCCTCTATGCGGAAAGCGGAAGTCGCGGAAACCATACTGGGCGGGCGGAGCTGCGGTTTCGTCGACGGGCATGGTTGCCCGACAATCAGGTACGGCAAATGTGAGCTGATTCAAGACGATTTCAGATCACAAGGCGGCCTTGCCGTGAACAGGAATCCTTGGTCCGGGAACAAGGCTTCCAACGGCAAGAACCAGGCGTCCGTTCGTGTTCCCGGATGAGGTCAGTCCTTGGCGAGGTCGAGATACTTCCGGCCGTCCTCGACGTTCTTGACGAACCAGTCGTAAGCCGGGGCAAAGGCGTCCCTGAACTCAGCGGTCTGAGCGGCAGTCAGCGGGGTGTATATCTGGAAAAGAGTCGTGACTTTTTCCCGCCCCCGGCCCTCCTGCGCGGCGGCTTCGCTCCATTGCTGCCGGGTGGCCTCCGAGACGGTCTTCTTCAGCAGCTCCTGATATTCCGGCGGCAGGGAATCGTAGAATTCCTTGCCGACCATGACCGCGTAGCCGAGCCAGGCGTGATTGGTCGGTGTGACGAAGTGCTGCACCTCGTGGATACGCATGCTTGCGATGTTCATGGGCGAGGTCTCCACGCCGTCCAGCTCCCCGCGCTGCAACGCGGTATACAATCCCTGCTGGTCGATGGGGACAGGGTTGGCGCCGACTGCCAGGTATTGCTCGCGTATGACCTGCGACGGCATGATGCCGATCTTCACGCCCTTGAGGTCGGTCGGTCTTTGGATCGTCTTGCCGCAGGTGATTACCTTGACGCCGCCGTCCCAGAAGGCCAGGCCGATGATGCCCTTTGCCTTCAAGGGACTATAGAGGGCCTCGCCCAGAGGGCCGTTGAGTTTGGCAAGAAGCTTCATGCGGTCGGGGAACAGGTACGGCAGATCGAGGACCTGCATGCCCGGCTGGAGGGATTGGAGGTTTGAGGTATGTACGGCCACCATCTGGATGGTGTTGTTCCGGAGCTTCTCGACCATCTCGGGGCCGGTGCCGAGCTTTTGGGCGGAGTAGATTTCGACCTCGATCTCGCGGTGGCTCTGCCTTTCAAGGGTTGATTTGAGCCAAGTGATCGCCTGGTTCTGCGGGCTGTCGTCATTGAGGTCGTGTCCGAACTCGATCAGATATTTTGGGGGCTGCGCATCGGCGGGGGACTGGATGAAGCAGACAACGGCCAAAATGAGGCAAGCTAACAATGCGCGCATGGTATGTCATTTCCTTCGGCTTGAGGTTGCGGTGAGGAGGGCCCGGGCTCCCGGCAGACGTCCTTGACCGCCCGTCCGCCTTCCACGGACTTCAGAATCCGTACGGTCTGGTGCTCGCTGAATCCCGATTAGCGCATACGAAACTCCTGGGCGTAGTTTGGGGCAGAAGTCTCTACTTTGCAATGGACCTATTTGACGGGCACTTTACAGTTCATAAGGTTTTTGCGGGCGTAATATTAAGACCGACTATTTAGGTGGCTTCAACCTAACAGCCTCTGTTCACGTAATCAATCGAGACAGGTACTATTTGTAGAGGAACGCGCAAAACAACCAACTGCAGTATGTGGAGAGCACGGAGAATGCTCTGAGGGTTGGAAATACGGTTGGAAAATGAGATTAGAAAAAGAAAAGGTACTTGCGAATTACTTCGTAAGTGCCTGTTTTTCTTGTGGCGTCCCCAAGGGGGTTTGAACCCCTGTTGCCGGCGTGAGAGGGTATACTGAAAACCACGGGAGGCCGCTTACCTACGTGATTTCAGCCAGTTGCAAACGCCGCCAACGCCACGAAAAGCACGTTTGGCACGTATGGAGCCACGGACGAGCCACGGGAAATGGGTCTCCCCTGCAACCTCAGCCGTGGCCATCGGCTTTCAAATAATTGTTGACGACATTTATTCTTTATGCTACTGTAATATAAAAGAAAAGAGGTTAACATGGCCACCTGCACCATTTCTCATGACGATTTTGTGTCTTTCTTGGGTCCCAAGGTACGTAATAATATCAAGGAAACTACCCGGCCATATAAGAAACATGCCGTTTGTGATTGTTGCGGGAAAGGAAGATCGTTGCAATCTGCTCATCTGATGACCAGAAAAAGAAATGATATCATAAAAGAATGTTTGGAGCGTTCTGAAAAAGTAGGTTCCGAATATTCTATAGAAATCGAGGAAACGGTTCATCTGATAGAGGTGTCACATTATCCAATATCAGAAACATGTGCATTTTTGTGTAAGGAGTGCCATGGGAAGTATGATAATGAATATGAAGAAACCGTTTCCAAGGTCAATCACGCTATTTACAGGAAAAGCAGAATAAAGCCTTATGTTCAGATAAAGGGAATAAGGTTGCCAACTGCTTTGTGCAATGAAACAAGTAAAGATTATTTGTTTCGTGTCATGGGTGTGTTGGTTCAAAAACTTTCACCAAAGGATATTGGTCTTTTGCAGGACCATGTCTTTTGTCGAAAAGTATTGGGTTTGGGGCATCCGGTTTTGACGACAGATCCCTTCAAGGTTTTTGATGCCAACGGACGGCGGCGTTATTATAAGGACGCCTTGGGGAAATACTTTTTGTGCATGGAATGGAAAAAAGAGAACTTTCCCCGGTTTGCCAGGATGCTGAACGATTACAGCATCAAGTATTCAAATTGATTTTGCCTGGGCCGAGACGGGGACAACTTGTTCGTGTGTGAGGCATTTGAACTCCCAAGGAATGGCGGTTCAGGGGGGATACTGAAAACCACGGAAGGCCGCTTGCCTACGTGGTTTCAGTCAGTTGCAAACGCCACGAAAAGCACGTTTGGCACATATGGAGCCACGGGAAATGGGTGGCTTCGCGTTTGATATTTGACCATTTTGGGTCACACCTCTGATCCGTTATTTCCCCTTGAGCCCAGATGCGGTGAGATCGGCCATAAGCACCTCGGCATCACTCCCAATTGGGATTTCAACTCGCATCCCTTCATCGGTTTTCCAAGGGATCATTCCGAGTTGCCACATCAATCTCTCAATATGCACATTAAAAGCCGCGAATTCATTAAATGACTCCCAGCGCCCCAGCCTGAGCCTGAATTTTTCAAGATCCTCTTTATAGATCGGCAGCCATAACTTCAGCCCCGTCTTGACCAAGGCATCCTCGAGCTCGCTTCTAGGAGGCACAG encodes:
- a CDS encoding zinc-dependent alcohol dehydrogenase family protein, with product MYYEAFGQTPVITDLPDPTPDDGGVVVKVMATGLCRSDWHGWMGHDPDIALPHVPGHELAGVVVATGRNVTRWKEGDRVTVPFVCGCGGCPQCDSGNHQVCDHQFQPGFTHWGSFAEYVAIRYADVNLVRLPESLDYATAASLGCRFVTSFRAVVDQARTSAGQWVAVHGCGGVGLSAIMIANALGANVIGIDIGEDKLKLARELGAVAVVNSTKVEDTVEAVKNISGGGAHVSIDALGNPATCFNSVANLRKRGRHVQVGLMLGEQATPQIPMSSVIANELEIYGSHGIQAHRYDAMWSMIEHGRLDPRKLVGKTVNLEQGAAALTDMDNFTATGITVIDPNI
- a CDS encoding LuxR C-terminal-related transcriptional regulator, coding for MKSRSGQQKHYWGMIGAMESEEEYFLERWSVRMEQAGYLEHTTAKRADCLMALSDFLSPMRLHWNKGLTDPAFSWLIRHEDDWGGPQIESARRHRMRGITADMYLGCFKTFIHSLVDVIEIMDGSYESKVQARRHVKLYGDALEVLFVRDWTRTLPDIAARKLDEANRLLTLEKCRYENILDSTSDLILVVDSGGLVTKENKAVRAVTGKRNLVGLPVWEVLDMEGQSIGDLLKYYPVGISCETSPFDNGSVYRMQITPIGNVSMASDEYMIMLTNVTAHATQREALERVVSDRTEALRKEKEQLEEMNITLRNVLQSIDREREELLREVSAKVNNQVLPALDRIESEEDPAIRKGYVTVAKDQLARLAPGSSATDPLLLKLTHMETRVCQFIQAGYPSKEIAASLNISIETVQTHRKNIRRKLGLHGRSMSLYAHLKTQGVPL
- a CDS encoding Lrp/AsnC family transcriptional regulator, whose translation is MKKRVNMSVKTLDEKDIGVLRLLQEDGRMANAKLAEQLAMSEASCWRRLKRLLDDGVIKGFQALLNRKALGFGVLSFVQLSCSRHSEKTTKIFENIIKASPNVLSCHNTTGDDDFLLQVVAKDMDDYSDFIEGVIRKIPGVVNIRSNISLREIKASSRLPLG
- a CDS encoding TorD/DmsD family molecular chaperone, with protein sequence MDNTLFTEQAPALRDFFASVDAKDLREAAGRISARFGLPLDRETDWVEVEYDFNRLFVGPAAVPAPPYASAYQPEPTLMGEPALEVREAYRALGLEVPDRNATPDDHLAYELDAVAALGGAEGDPTASQVRDWFINDHMHGWIPRFAAAVREQPVVSGPIRMAVDALTAWLASARTETGIDQS
- a CDS encoding molybdopterin-dependent oxidoreductase, with amino-acid sequence MASKKLLSRRRFLQGVTAATAASMLPCRLLVPGTAQAAGFDQNEFQVFRNACPRNCYDTCSIKTYVKDGVIQFIEGAPESTYTDGGLCVKGYSYTRRPYSPDRIKYPMVQDGRRTGKWRRVSWDEAMDRIAGKIMELKERDGSLLGLGMTKYSGNFGITNYGVEGLMSSLGYTTRFVGTPCWPAGIDAQNYDLGNMWCNDPEDMVKARYVIIWGANPAWCSVHSMKYIMEAKRRGAKILVIDPVFTQTAAKGDVFWQPKTASDGALALGMARHILDKGLVDRAFVENNAQGFEEFAAYLRENVTVEWAAEQSGIPAEEIREVAEEFAQADPATIWIGYGMQRHTNGGASVRSIDALVAMTGNVGKEGGGARYGHLQTWGFNYNAFIQKQPEGSVGFTGPAAKGEFDLTEGRQASYSDRTVNINKTAQAILDTKDPAIRMLWVSCKNPFAQDFDRPKLEKAFDTLEMVVSVEQFFTETVANSDIVLPVTTLFEEWTVNASYWHYWLSINEQAIKPLHEAKSNLEIGAALSRKMNELAPGSCTLPTEIDTREWTAKEFNQGIYDLFGINDWTDLKNGPVKAKLASSAAWHDMKFGTPSGKYEFRSDLCAEHGHKALPEFKKGRESYDKFRLLTPHTKFGIHSQFVNLDWMKEYNKEPFVYMHPKAAAGKGINDLDMVRVFNKVGEQKARVKLTDNVTEDCLLIYEAWFGKGTTFNVQNLVDDESADMGAYKAGAPGVAIHDQFADIERA
- a CDS encoding 4Fe-4S dicluster domain-containing protein, whose amino-acid sequence is MKKQYAFLVDSERCIGCFTCAMACRNYYHQEEGVVWRQVYPLSEEIYPHRERAFLSLACNHCEDPACLNVCPVNAYTKREEDGVVVHHQEKCIGCGNCIRSCPYGAPKYNPVEKRAEKCSFCHERLDAGLKPACVQSCPTKALQLVDLAEMQQTNQVQYPAGYPKMEKLNPSTRFILPKTPKMVRR
- a CDS encoding dimethyl sulfoxide reductase anchor subunit family protein, giving the protein MQSMEFPLVLFTVLSQAAIGLTLMRAVRTTSGGEEAAGRTEWLLIAGLMVAGLLGSLFHLGHPLSAPMALTHLGTAWLSREVLFAGLFMGVAALAVVAGNVAGKPALAWLGTALGLGVILSAGMTYAPPALPALNNALPAAFFLTSAVLLGAGFGSWFADEGLRPLMVRIFTGAVVVGLVLYLVAPCVWLSGGEVMRMTGQAWLASGFYWAHLGVLAVALAVAWKTRDIPAWLPVLVLIGELVGRAGFFADTVHTAANMGGLY